The Erythrolamprus reginae isolate rEryReg1 chromosome 3, rEryReg1.hap1, whole genome shotgun sequence genome contains a region encoding:
- the TMEM167B gene encoding protein kish-B, producing MANVYSLDGLLVFGLLFVCTCALFPEGASPENWLLSEKRGIWGVFYKAAIIGTRLHSAVAISCIVMAFYVLFIK from the exons TGTATTCTCTGGACGGGCTCTTGGTCTTCGGTTTGCTCTTCGTTTGCACCTGCGCCCTATTTCCGGAAGGTGCCTCGCCTGAAAACTGGCTTCTGTCGGAGAAGAGGGGCATCTGGGGTGTATTTTACAAAG CGGCAATCATTGGTACCAGACTTCATTCAGCAGTGGCAATATCCTGTATTGTCATGGCTTTTTATGTCCTATTTATAAAATGA